Proteins co-encoded in one Accipiter gentilis chromosome 5, bAccGen1.1, whole genome shotgun sequence genomic window:
- the LOC126038476 gene encoding transmembrane protein 45B-like — translation MPTSFLGSALRGTFFLIFGLWWSVRYTLKYLGRKANAENQPSYGVQRMEFFEGAVKAFFALAGILVEQFVPAGPHLQLYSPKTHSWTDLAHWHYTTMYLFFLLSGIVDIVSHSPLKLPLGLDRLSLSLALFIEGLLFCFRDYSDAALDHHLHSLLAMAIFAGALCALLEVFLRDHIILETFRTSSFLLQGSWLWQIGFVLCPPWGGPGWDQTDRSNFTFLTMCFCWHYAGALAVLAANSAASRCCNESCQLKFGDIDVELDCGMCVRKGNKSSSGALLPESGSDDK, via the exons ATGCCAACAAGTTTCCTCGGCAGTGCCCTCCGGGGCACCTTCTTCTTAATTTTTGGTCTCTGGTGGTCTGTGCGATACACCCTAAAGTATCTCGGGCGGAAGGCCAATGCCGAGAACCAGCCAAGCTATGGGGTCCAGCGCATGGAATTCTTTGAAGGGGCGGTCAAAGCTTTCTTCGCTCTAGCAG GGATATTGGTCGAGCAGTTTGTTCCCGCCGGTCCCCACCTGCAGCTGTACAGCCCCAAGACGCACAGCTGGACAGACCTCGCCCACTGGCATTACACCACCATgtacctcttcttcctcctctccggCATCGTGGACATCGTCTCGCACTCCCCGCTCAAGCTGCCGCTTGGCTTGGATCGGCTCTCGCTGTCCCTGGCTCTGTTCATCGAAG GTTTGCTCTTCTGTTTCCGTGACTACAGCGATGCTGCACTGGACCACCACCTCCATTCCCTGCTGGCCATGGCTATCTTTGCTGGAGCCCTCTGTGCCCTCCTAGAGGTGTTCCTCCGAGACCACATCATCCTGGAGACCTTCAGGACCAGCTCTTTCCTTCTCCAGGGCTCTTGGCTCTGGCAG ATTGGGTTTGTGCTGTGCCCTCCGTGGGGAGGACCGGGCTGGGATCAGACCGACCGCAGCAACTTCACGTTCCTCACCATGTGCTTCTGCTGGCATTACGCGGGCGCTCTCGCCGTCTTGGCAGCAAACTCTGCCGCATCTCGCTG CTGCAACGAGTCCTGCCAGCTGAAATTCGGGGACATCGACGTGGAGCTGGACTGCGGCATGTGTGTCCGCAAAGGCAACAAGAGCTCCAGCGGCGCCCTGCTGCCGGAGAGCGGCTCGGATGATAAGTGA
- the LOC126038461 gene encoding transmembrane protein 45B-like has protein sequence MANFKGHALPGSFFLLFGLWWSVKYPLQYLSQKINKKSHRIYCFQRVDAIEGGIKIIFALIGMLAEQFVPDGPHLYLYSGHNRDWVKLMNWQHTTMYLFYGLSGVVDVFTYISHVVPQGLDRLMLSVAVFVEGCLFYYHVLHRPMLDQHIHSLLLIAIFSGACSIMLEVFLRDNIVLEMFRAGVTIVQGTWFWQIGVVLFQPWGGPMWDEKDHSNIMFLTMCFFWHWAAAVAILAINYTLAYCCIQRCRRGSGEPYIGLGVRQHKRDTSSQAAFLNGSDEE, from the exons ATGGCGAACTTCAAGGGTCACGCGCTACCAGGCAGTTTCTTCCTGCTCTTTGGGCTCTGGTGGTCTGTGAAATACCCGCTGCAGTATCTCAgccagaaaataaataagaaatccCACAGGATATATTGTTTCCAGCGTGTGGATGCCATCGAAGGGGGAATCAAAATCATCTTTGCTCTAATAG ggatgctggcagagcAGTTCGTCCCAGATGGTCCACACTTGTACCTCTACAGCGGGCACAACCGCGACTGGGTGAAGCTGATGAACTGGCAGCACACCACCATGTACCTCTTCTACGGCCTCTCCGGGGTGGTGGACGTCTTCACCTACATCTCCCACGTGGTGCCGCAGGGTCTGGATCGCCTCATGCTGTCCGTGGCTGTGTTCGTTGAAG GTTGTCTCTTTTATTACCACGTCCTTCACCGCCCCATGCTGGATCAGCATATCCACTCCCTGCTGCTCATCGCCATCTTTTCAGGGGCCTGCAGCATCATGCTGGAGGTCTTCCTCCGTGACAACATTGTCCTGGAGATGTTCAGAGCCGGTGTCACCATCGTCCAGGGAACGTGGTTCTGGCAG ATCGGGGTCGTGCTCTTCCAGCCGTGGGGAGGTCCCATGTGGGATGAGAAGGACCACAGCAACATCATGTTCCTCACCATGTGCTTCTTCTGGCACTGGGCAGCCGCTGTGGCCATCCTGGCTATAAACTACACTCTCGCTTACTG CTGCAtccagaggtgcaggagaggcaGCGGAGAACCCTACATCGGGCTCGGAGTCCGGCAGCATAAGCGTGACACGAGCTCCCAAGCTGCCTTCTTAAATGGATCCGATGAAGAGTGA